The DNA sequence CCTCACCGACGACCCGGAGACGGTGAAGGAGGAGGCCACGATCGCGCTGGCGCAGGTGGAGCGGCTGACGGACGTGGTGGAGCGGCTGCTGACCAACTCCCGCGACCCGCGCACCGGCTCCGCGGTCACCTTCGACCTCGACGAGGTCATCCAGCAGCAGCTCGCCGAGTGGCGGCCCGCGTACCGCAGCGCCGGCCGCGCGATCGTCACCTCGGGCAAGCGCCACCTGCGGGCGGTGGGCACGCCGGGCGCGGTCGCCCAGGTGCTGGCGGCACTGATCGAGAACTCGCTGATGCACGGCGGCGGCACGGTCGCCCTGCGCACCCGGGTCACCGGCAACCAGGTCGTCGTCGAGGTCACCGACGAGGGGCCCGGCGTCCCCGCCGACCTGGGCTCACGGATCTTCGAACGGGCGATCAGCGGCCACAACTCCACCGGCATCGGCCTCGCCGTCGCCCGGGACCTCGCGGAGGCGGACGGCGGCCGCCTGGAGATGCTCCAGGCCAAACCGGCCGTCTTCGGCCTGTTCCTCTCCCGCACGCCCCCGGAGAAGTCCCGGGACGACGACACCCGCCAGACGATCCGCTGACGGCTGACCGCCCTCACCGCCGCCCGCCGGTTACGGCACGCGCTGCCTCGGGCGCCGTCCGCCGCCCCCGGTGACCGGACCGGACCCCGCCGCCGGTTCGCGCACCGGCAGCGCGCGGAACACCCACGAGCGGTAGGACCAGAAGCGGAACAGGGTCGCCACGCCGATGCCGAGGAACTTGAAGACGTTGCTCTGCAGCGGGCTGTCCCAGCCGAAGCCGTACGTCGCCGTGTAGAGCACGCCGTTCTCGATGACCAGGCCGATCGCGCTGAACAGCAGGAAGAGCGACATCTCCCGGGTGCGCCGGGACTTGTCGCGGTCCCGGTAGGTGAAGTAGCGGAAGCCGACGTAGTTGAAGATGATCGCCACGACGGTCGCGATGACGCTCGCCCGGACCACCTGGAGGTCGGTCGTCTGCCGGACCAGGTTGAAGACGCCCAGGTTGACCAGCACGCCGGCCCCGCCCACCGCGCCGAACTTGGCGAGTTCCCGGCAGAGTCGTCGGAGTCTGGACGAACCGCGTTCCATCGCCTGCGGGCTCCTGTCCGTCGGTTGCGTCAACGCAGCCATGCTAACCACCCCTCCGCGCGATCTTCCTGCGGACGAGGGCCACGGCCGCAGACCGTCCGGAAAGAGGCCGGTAAACCGGCCACTGTGGCTCGGCCGATACCCTGGGGGCGTGACGTTCCCCGTAGTCGGCATGGTCGGCGGTGGCCAGCTCGCTCGTATGACACACGAGGCGGGCATCCCGCTCGGCATCAGGTTCAAGCTTCTCAGTGACACTCCGCAGGATTCCGCGGCGCAGGTCGTCGGCGATGTCGTCATCGGCGACTACCGCGACCTGGACACGCTGCGCGAGTTCGCGCGTGGCTGTGACGTGATCACCTTCGATCACGAGCACGTGCCCACCGAGCACCTCAGGGCCCTGGAGGCGGACGGCATCCCCGTCCGGCCGGGCCCCGACGCGCTGGTGCACGCCCAGGACAAGGGCGTGATGCGCGCGCGGCTCGACGCGATCGGCGTGCCGTGCCCGCGGCACCGCATCGTCGCGGACCCGCAGGACGTGGCGGCCTTCGCCGCCGAGGGGGAGGGCTTCCCGGTCGTCCTCAAGACCGTCCGCGGCGGCTACGACGGCAAGGGCGTGTGGGTCGTCGACTCCGTCGAGGAGGCCGCCGAGCCGTTCAAGGCCGGCGTCCCGGTCCTCGCCGAGGAGAAGGTCGACTACGTTCGCGAGCTGGCCGCCAACGTCGTGCGCTCCCCGCACGGCCAGGCCGTCGCCTACCCGGTGGTGGAGTCGCGGCAGGTCGGCGGCGTCTGCGACACGGTGATCGCGCCCGCCCCCGGCCTCGACGACGCCCTCGCCCTCAAGGCCGAGCAGATGGCGCTGAGCATCGCCAAGGAGCTCGGCGTCGTCGGCCACCTCGCGGTGGAGCTGTTCCAGACCCGCGACGGCCGCATCCTCGTCAACGAACTCGCGATGCGCCCGCATAACTCCGGCCACTGGAGCCAGGACGGCGCGATCACCTCGCAGTTCGCCAACCACGTCCGCGCCGTCCTCGACCTCCCGCTCGGCGACCCCCGCCCGCGCGCGAAGTGGACGGTCATGGTCAACGTCCTCGGCGGCGACTACCCGGACATGTACTCGGCGTACCTGCACTGCATGGCCCGCGACCCCCAGCTGAAGATCCACATGTACGGCAAGGACGTGAAGCCCGGCCGCAAGGTCGGACACGTCAACACCTACGGCGACGACCTGGACGACGTGCTGGAGCGCGCCCGTCACGCAGCCGGATACCTGAGAGGCACGATCACCGAATGAGCCCTGCCCACCCGGCGCCCGACCACCACCCCTCCACGAGCGCCGACGCGCGCCCCTTCCCCTCGGTGGGCATCGTCATGGGGTCGGACTCCGACTGGCCCGTCATGGAGGCGGCGGCGAAGGCCCTCGACGAGTTCGAGATCGCCTACGAGGTGGACGTCGTCTCCGCGCACCGCATGCCCCGCGAGATGATCGCGTACGGCGAGCAGGCCGCGGACCGGGGACTGAAGGTGATCATCGCGGGCGCGGGCGGCGCCGCCCACCTGCCCGGCATGCTCGCCTCCGTCACCCCGCTGCCGGTCATCGGCGTCCCCGTGCCGCTGAAGTACCTCGACGGCATGGACTCCCTGCTGTCCATCGTGCAGATGCCGGCCGGTGTCCCCGTCGCCACCGTCTCCGTCGCCGGGGCGCGCAACGCCGGTCTGCTCGCGGCCCGCATCCTCGCCGCCCACGACGAGGAACTCCTCGGCCGCATGCGGGAGTTCCAGCAGGACCTGAACGACCAGGCCACCGAGAAGGGCAAGCGGCTCCGCTCCAAGGTCGAGGGCTCCGCGGCCGGATTCGGTTTCGCCAAGTGACCGGGGCGACGTCCGCGGACCGGGCCCGGGAGCTGCTGCGCGAGTTCCCCGTCGTCGACGGGCACAACGACCTGCCCTGGGCCCTGCGCGAGCAGGTCCGCTACGACCTCGACGCCCGTGACATCGCCGCCGACCAGGGCGCCCACCTGCACACCGACATCCCCCGGCTGCGGGCCGGCGGCGTCGGCGCGCAGTACTGGTCGGTGTACGTCCGCGCGGACCTGCCGGGCGCGGTGACGGCGACGCTGGAGCAGATCGACTGCGTACGGCGGCTGATCGACCGGCACCCGGCGGACCTGCGGGCCGCGCTCACCGCCGCCGACATGGAGGCGGCGCGCGCCGAGCGGCGGATCGCCTCGCTGATGGGCGCCGAGGGCGGCCACTCCATCGACAACTCCCTCGCCACCCTGCGCGCCCTGTACGCGCTCGGCGTGCGCTACATGACGCTCACCCACAACGACAACGTGGCGTGGGCGGACTCGGCGACCGACGAGCCCGGCGTCGGCGGCCTGTCGGCGTTCGGCCGGGAGGTCGTGCGGGAGATGAACCGCGAGGGCATGCTCGTCGACCTGTCGCACGTGGCGGCGACGACGATGCGGGACGCGCTGGACACCTCCGCCGCGCCGGTGATCTTCTCGCACTCGTCCTCCCGCGCCGTGTGCGACCACCCGCGCAACATCCCCGACGACGTCCTGGAGCGGCTGCCCGCCAACGGCGGCGTGGCGATGGTGACGTTCGTGCCGAAGTTCGTGCTCCAGGCCGCCGTCGACTGGACGGCCGCGGCCGACGAGAACATGCGCGCCCACGGCTTCCACCACCTCGACACCACCGCCGAGGGCATGAAGGTGCACCGCGCCTTCGAGGAGGCCCACCCGCGTCCCGTTGCCACGGTCGCCACCGTCGCCGACCACCTCGACCACATGCGCGAGGTCGCCGGCGTCGACCACCTCGGCATCGGCGGGGACTACGACGGCACCGCGTTCACCCCCGACGGCCTGAGCGACGTCTCCGCCTACCCGAACCTGATCGCCGAACTGCTCGACCGCGGCTGGTCGACGGCCGACCTGGCCAAGCTGACCTGGCAGAACGCGGTCCGGGTGCTGCGCGCGGCGGAGGACGTCTCCCGGGACCTGCGGGCGACCCGGGCGCCCTCCCACGCCACCCTGGAGTCGCTCGACGGCTGACCCGCGCCGACGGGCGGCCGGACGGGCACGTCGCCGCGCCGTACCCCCGAACGCCGCGTCCACCAGGAAGGACTCGGGGGCGGCGTGCGACGGTGGCCGTATCGCGATCACGCACCCAGGTCACGACGTACGGAGCCCGTTATGGCCGATCTCCAGGACGACCTGCACCCCGCCGCCGAGGTCGGCCGGGCCGACGAGCCCACCTCGCCGTACCCGGCGGAGGCGGTGGTCGTCGCCCCGGAGGAGTACGAGCCCGTCTCCGACCCGGACGACGCCCCGCTGACCCGCGCCCGCGCCGTCCTCGCCGCCCACCCCGTCGCCGACGGCTACAGCGGGCTGCCCTGGGCGCTGCGCCGGCTGCCCTGGTACGACCTCGACCTGGGCGAGAGCGCCGTCGACGCGGACCTGCCGCGGCTGCGGAAGGGACAGGTCGGCGCGGTGTTCTGGTCGCTGCACCTGCCCGAGGGGCCCGACGGCGACCGGGCCGTCGGCGCCACCCTGGAGCAGCTGGACCTGGCTAAGGCGGTGGTCGCCGCCCACCCGGAGGGACTGCGCCCGGCCCGCACCGCCGGGGAGACCGCCGACGCCCGCAACTGCGGCCGGGTCGCGGTGCTGTTCGGGCCCGCCGGAGCCGCCGCCCTCGGCGACTCGCTGAGCGTCCTGCGCTCCCTGTACGCCCTCGGCCTGCGCGTGCTCACCCTGACCGGCGCCACCTGGGCGGGACCCACCGGGCTGACCCGGTTCGGCGAGGAGGTGGTCCGCGAGATGAACCGGACCGGCATGATCGCCGACCTCTCGTACGCCTCCACCCCGACGATCCGCCGTGTCCTCACCGTCTCCAAGGCGCCGGTGCTGTTCAGCCGCTCCGGCGCCCGCGCCCTGCGCCCCCACCCGGCCAACCTCCCCGACGACCTGCTCACCGAGGTGGGCCGGGCCAGGGGCCTGTGCATGGTGCCGCTCACCGCCGAGCAGGCCGGCCCGACCGTCCGCGACGTCGCCGAGCACCTCGACCACATCCGCGCCCTCGCCGGGCCGGACTGCGTCGGCCTGTCCGGCACCTACGACACCGGCAGCGCCCACCCGCAGGAACTCGCCGACACCTCCTGCTACCCGAGGCTGGTCGCCGAGCTGCTGCGGCGCGGCTGGGACGAGTCCGAGGTGGCCCTGCTGACCTGGGGCAACGTCCAGCGGGTGCTGCGCGGCGCGCACTTCACCGCCCTGACGGCCCAGCAGCGCAGGCCCCCTTCGACGGCGACCATCACCGACCTGGACGGCTGACCCGCCGGACCGGCGCGCGGTCCGCCGTCAGGGCTGCTCGATCCGGCACAGGCAGAACGGATGCCCGGCCGGGTCGGCGTACACCCGGAAGTCCTTCGTCTCGTAGTCCTCCCGGTCCAGCACCCGGGCCCCCAGCGCCAGCACCTTCTCCTCGGCCGCGTCGACCTCCTCCCACGTCCCCCCGGCGTCGAAGTCGAGGTGGAACTGCTGGGAACCGTGGTCCGCGCGCGGCCAGTCGGGCGGGGTGTGTCCCTCCGCCCGCTGGAAGGCCAGCCGCGGGCCCGCGGGGATCTGGAGCACCACCCAGTCCGGGTCCTCCTCCTCGGGGACGCCACCGCCCACGGCCGCGTAGAAGACGGCCAGCTCCCGCGGGTCGGGGCAGTCGACGACGACGGAACGCAGACGGGCCACGGCGGCCATGCAATCCTCCCGGGGTCAGCAGGCACACAGGCAGAACGGGTGCCCGGCCGGGTCGGCGTAAACCCGGAAGGTCCGCGAGCGGTCCTCCGCGTCCAGCGGCCGCGCGCCGAGCGCCAGCACCTCCTTCTCGGCCGCGTCCAGGTCCTCGACGGTCAGGTCCAGGTGGAACTGCTGCGAGCGGTCGGCCGCCGGCCACCGCGGCGGTACGTACCCGGGGGCCGCCTGGAAGGCGATGACCGGGCCGCCGGGCACCTTGAGGTCCACCCAGTCGTCGTCCCCCTCCAGCGCGCCGCCCACGATCCCGGCGTAGAAACCGGCCAGCGCACGCGGGTCGGGGCAGTCCAGCACGACGGCGCCCACCTTGGCCATGGACATGGTCTCCTCCTAGAAGTCCGACAGCGTTACCCGTAGAGCCGGGTAACCGGTAACAGTTACCGTATGCTGCCCCACAGGAGGTAACGCCGCAAGGGGAATCGCGGAGTGCGGGAGGTACCGTCCAGGCATGAGTGAGAGATCGGCCCCGCCCGGTGCGCTGACCCTGGTCCAGGCCCTGGTCAACACGCTGGACGTCGAGACGGGCGGCGACGCGCTGGACACCGCCGAGGGCCGCGCGCCCTTCGGGCTCACCGAGGACACCGTCGACTCGGCCCGCGAACTGCGCGAGTCCCTGCGCGCGGCCCTGCTCGCCCACGCGGGCCACCCCCCGCACCGCGCGGTCACCCCCCTCGGCGACCTGCTCGCGCGGGCGCCCCTGGTGGTCACCGTCGACACCGCCGACGGCTCGGCCGCCCTCACCCCCGTCGACGACGGGCCGCTGCTCTCCCGCGTGGCCGCCGCCGTGGCCGAAGCGGTCACGGCGGGCACCTGGAACCGGCTGAAGGCCTGCGAGGCCGCCGACTGCCACTGGGCGTACTACGACCGCAGCCCCGCCGGCCGCGGACGCTGGTGCTCCATGCGGGTGTGCGGCGCCCGCGCGAAGATGCGCCGCTACCGGGCGAAGGAGGCGTAGCGCCGGTACGGCGGCTCAGGCCGCGGACGCGGGGCGGGGTGCCGTGGGGCTCCCGCGAACCGGTCCGCCGGACGGGGCCTGGCCGGCCCGTCGTCGCGCCCGGTGGGGCAGAATGCGGCGGGACGCCGGTTCGGCCGACTGAGCCTCGGCCGAACCGGCGTCGGACGTCGCCGCGGGGGTGTGTTCCTCAGGCGCCGGGGCGCCCCATCGCGCGGTAGCGCCAGCCGGCCCGCCGCCACGCCTGCGCGTCCAGCGCGTTCCGCCCGTCCAGCACCAGCCGGTCCGTCACGACCTCGCCCAGCTCCGCCGGGTCCAGCTCGCGGAACTCCCGCCACTCCGTCAGGTGCAGGACGACGTCCGCGCCGCGCACCGCCTCCAGCGCCGAGTCGGCGTACCCGAGGGTCGGGAAGATGCGGCGGGCGTTGTCCATGCCCTTCGGGTCGTACACCGTGACCTGGCCGCCCTGGAGGTGGATCTGCCCGGCCACGTTCAGCGCCGGCGAGTCGCGGACGTCGTCCGAGTCCGGCTTGAAGGTCGCGCCGAGCACCGCCACCCGCCTGCCCAGGAACGGCCCGCCGCCCAGCGCCTGCCGGGTCAGCTCCACCATCCGGCCGCGCTGGCGCATGTTGATCGAGTCGATCTCCCGCAGGAAGGTCAGCGCCTGGTCCGCGCCCAGCTCACCGGCGCGGGCCATGAACGCCCGGATGTCCTTCGGCAGACAGCCGCCGCCGAAGCCGATCCCGGCCCGCAGGAACTTCGCGCCGATCCGGTCGTCGTGGCCGATGGCCTCCGCCAGCTTCGCCACGTCCCCGCCGGTGGCCTCGCACAGCTCCGCCATCGCGTTGATGAACGAGATCTTGGTGGCCAGGAAGGAGTTCGCGGAGGTCTTCACCAGCTCCGCGGTCGGGAAGTCGGTCACCAGGAACGGCGAGCCCTCCTCGACCGGCGTGGCGTACACCTCCCGCAGCAGCTTCTCCGCCCGCTCGCCGCGCACGCCCACCACGATCCGGTCCGGGTGCAGCGTGTCCTGGACGGCGAAGCCCTCGCGCAGGAACTCCGGGTTCCACGCCAGCTCCGCGTCCTCCCCGGCCGGGGCGTGCTCGGCCAGGTAGGCGGCCAGCCGCTCGGCCGAGCCGACCGGCACCGTCGACTTGCCGACGACCAGCGCGGGGCCCTTCAGGTGCGGGGCGAGCGAGGCGATCGCGGAGTCGACGTACGACATGTCGCAGGCGTACTCGCCGTGCCGCTGCGGGGTGTTCACGCACACGAAGTGCACATCGCCGAACTCCCCGACCTCGGCCCAGTCCATGGTGAACCGCAGCCGCCCGGTCGACCCCTCGATCCCCGCGACGTGCCGCCGCAGCAGCTCGTCCAGCCCCGGCTCGTACATCGGGACCTCACCGCGCCGGAGCATGTCGATCTTCTCCGGTACGACGTCCAGGCCCAGCACCTCGAACCCCAGCTCGGCCATGGCCGCCGCGTGGGTCGCGCCGAGATAACCGGTGCCGATCACGGTGATCTTGAGGGCCATGGGTGCTCCAGGGGTCTACGGCGAGCAGTGCGGGCCCGAGCATATCCGGGGCGCGTGCCAGGCCCCCGCCCGGTGGCCCGGCCGCTGTCGTCAAGCTCACCTATCCACGACCGCGGGCGAAGCCCTAACATTTGAGTTACTTAACGGTAGTTAGCGTGACCAGCATCGCAGCGTTTTGGAGCGTGAGACACCTTGGCCGGATCGGCTGACTTCGACCTGTACCGCCCGTCCGAGGAGCACGACATGCTCCGTGACGCCGTCCGCTCGCTGGCCGAGGCGAAGATCGCGCCGTACGCCGCCGCGGTGGACGAGGAGGCCCGCTTCCCCCGCGAGGCCCTCACCGCGCTGGTGGCCAACGACCTGCACGCCGTCCACGTGCCGGAGGAGTTCGGCGGCGCCGGCGCCGACGCGCTCGCCACGGTGATCGTGATCGAGGAGGTGGCCCGCGTCTGCGCGTCCTCCTCCCTCATCCCGGCCGTGAACAAGCTGGGCTCGCTGCCGGTGATCCTCTCCGGTTCCGAGGCGCTGAAGAAGAAGTACCTGGGCCCGCTCGCCAAGGGCGACGCGATGTTCTCGTACTGCCTGTCCGAGCCGGACGCCGGCTCCGACGCGGCCGGCATGAAGACCCGCGCGGTCCGCGACGGCGACAGCTACGTCCTCAACGGCGTGAAGCGCTGGATCACCAACGCGGGCGAGTCCGAGTTCTACACGGTGATGGCCGTCACCGACCCGGAGAAGCGCTCCAAGGGCATCTCCGCCTTCGTGGTGGAGAAGTCCGACGAGGGCGTCTCCTTCGGCGCCCCGGAGAAGAAGCTCGGCATCAAGGGATCCCCGACCCGCGAGGTCTACCTCGACAACGTCCGCATCCCCGCCGACCGCATGATCGGCGAGGAGGGCACCGGCTTCGCCACCGCGATGAAGACGCTGGACCACACCCGCATCACCATCGCCGCGCAGGCCCTCGGCATCGCCCAGGGCGCCCTCGACTACGCCAAGGGCTACGTGAAGGAGCGCAAGCAGTTCGGCAAGCCGATCGCCGACTTCCAGGGCATCCAGTTCATGCTCGCCGACATGGCCATGAAGATCGAGGCCGCCCGCCAGCTCACGTACGCCGCCGCGGCGAAGTCCGAGCGCGGCGACAGCGACCTCACCTTCCAGGGCGCCGCCGCCAAGTGCTTCGCCTCCGACGTCGCCATGGAGGTCACCACGGACGCCGTCCAGCTCCTCGGCGGCTACGGCTACACCCGCGACTACCCGGTCGAGCGCATGATGCGCGACGCGAAGATCACACAAATTTATGAGGGCACGAACCAGGTCCAGCGGATCGTGATGGCGCGCAACCTGCCGTAACCCCGGTGGACCGAGACCGGAGGGTGCCCGGCGCCGGGCACCCTCCGGCCGTCATCCCCCGCGCGGGGATCCGGTGTCCGCCGGGTCAGCCGCAGTGGTCGTCGTAGTCGATCTGCAGGTAGTTGGAGTCGACCGCGCCGCCCCAGTCGACACAGGAGCCCGCGGCGTACTTGTAGATGGGCCCGGCGTAGTAGCTGTAGTAGCCGTCGTCGCGCTCGCTGGAGTTCCACACGGCGTCGTTTCTGGAGAGGCGCAGGGCGGCCTGCATGTACAGCGACGTGCCCGGGTAATTGCTGACGGTCACCACGCAGTTGTAGCCGGTGGAGCCGTTGTACGTGAGGTACACGGTCCCGTCGCCGACGTTCTTGGAGTCGATCACGCTGTACCCGGATCCGCAGCCACCGTTGTAGGCGGCGGCGGCCGCCGACGGCGCCGCCTGCGCGGTTCCCGTGGCGACCACCATTCCGGTGACCGTGGTGCCGAGCAGTGCGGCCACGGCGCCAAGTCGCTTACGGACATTCATGGTTGACCTCCATTGATTGCTGACCGGGGATGATCATTCCCTCGCGCGGCAATCCGAGAAACAGGCCGATATGTGAGCTGCGACATAGTGGCCGGTGGTGGTCTTGGGGCGGGGGGCGTAGGACGGAGGGACGGGGGCCGACCGCCGGTCCTCGCCGCCTCCCCGGGAGGAACCATGACCCAGCAGCAGCCCACGACCATGGAGCCGATGAGCAAGGAGACGCAGGACTGCGTCAACGCCTGCATGTCCTGCCACGGAGTGTGCGAGGAGACCATGAGCTCCTGTCTGCAGATGGGCGGCCAGGCCCAGATGCGGATCATGCGGGCGCTCATGGACTGCGCGGAGATGACCCGCATGTGCGCCGACATGATGATGCGCCGCTCGCCGCTGGCCAACGAGATGTGCATGATGTGCGCGCAGGCCTGCGACCTGTGCGCCGAGGCGTGCATGTCCCTGCCGGACGACGACCGGATGACGCGCTGCGCCGAGTCCTGCCGCCGCTGCTCCGAGACGTGCCGCGCCATGGCGGGCGCCACGATGTGACGCACCCGCCGGCACGACGGAGGGGCGCCCCGCGGCGGGACGCCCCTGCGCCGGGGTCGGGTCTCAGTTGCCGGAGACGGTGACCTTCTCGTCGTTCTTCAGCTGCTCGACCAGCTGCTTCACCTTCGGCATGTCCCACTGCAGGTTGCCGTTGCCGGCGCTGCCCGCGATCGGCATGTTCATCGACTTGCCCTCGCCGCCGCTGACGCCCTTCATCGCCCAGAACATCCCGGCCAGGTCGAACAGCCCCATGTCCTGGTCGACGACCAGGGAGTCCAGGCCCGCGCCCATCGTCGGGTACAGCTTGAAGGGGTTGAGGACGGTGCCCGGGGTGGCCACCTGGTTGGCGAGCGCGGACAGGAACTTCTGCTGGTTCTTCGTGCGGTCCAGGTCGGAGCCGGCCAGCGCGTACCGGGTGCGGACGAAGGCGAGGGCCTCCTCGCCGTTCAGCGTCTGCTTGCCCTTCTTGAAGTCCGCGCCGGACTTGGTGTCCTTGATGTCCTGCGGGATGTCCATCTCCACCCCGCCGACCGCGTCCACGATGCTCGCGAAGCCGCCGAAGCCGATCTCCACGTAGTGGTCGATGTGCAGACCGGTGTTGAACTCCACCGTCCGCACCAGCAGCGTGGGGCCGTCGATGGAGTACGCGGCGTTCAGCTTGTTCGCGCCCATGGCGGGCCTGGACTTGCCCGACTCCGAG is a window from the Streptomyces capillispiralis genome containing:
- a CDS encoding GtrA family protein encodes the protein MERGSSRLRRLCRELAKFGAVGGAGVLVNLGVFNLVRQTTDLQVVRASVIATVVAIIFNYVGFRYFTYRDRDKSRRTREMSLFLLFSAIGLVIENGVLYTATYGFGWDSPLQSNVFKFLGIGVATLFRFWSYRSWVFRALPVREPAAGSGPVTGGGGRRPRQRVP
- a CDS encoding 5-(carboxyamino)imidazole ribonucleotide synthase, which codes for MTFPVVGMVGGGQLARMTHEAGIPLGIRFKLLSDTPQDSAAQVVGDVVIGDYRDLDTLREFARGCDVITFDHEHVPTEHLRALEADGIPVRPGPDALVHAQDKGVMRARLDAIGVPCPRHRIVADPQDVAAFAAEGEGFPVVLKTVRGGYDGKGVWVVDSVEEAAEPFKAGVPVLAEEKVDYVRELAANVVRSPHGQAVAYPVVESRQVGGVCDTVIAPAPGLDDALALKAEQMALSIAKELGVVGHLAVELFQTRDGRILVNELAMRPHNSGHWSQDGAITSQFANHVRAVLDLPLGDPRPRAKWTVMVNVLGGDYPDMYSAYLHCMARDPQLKIHMYGKDVKPGRKVGHVNTYGDDLDDVLERARHAAGYLRGTITE
- the purE gene encoding 5-(carboxyamino)imidazole ribonucleotide mutase — encoded protein: MGSDSDWPVMEAAAKALDEFEIAYEVDVVSAHRMPREMIAYGEQAADRGLKVIIAGAGGAAHLPGMLASVTPLPVIGVPVPLKYLDGMDSLLSIVQMPAGVPVATVSVAGARNAGLLAARILAAHDEELLGRMREFQQDLNDQATEKGKRLRSKVEGSAAGFGFAK
- a CDS encoding dipeptidase, with protein sequence MTGATSADRARELLREFPVVDGHNDLPWALREQVRYDLDARDIAADQGAHLHTDIPRLRAGGVGAQYWSVYVRADLPGAVTATLEQIDCVRRLIDRHPADLRAALTAADMEAARAERRIASLMGAEGGHSIDNSLATLRALYALGVRYMTLTHNDNVAWADSATDEPGVGGLSAFGREVVREMNREGMLVDLSHVAATTMRDALDTSAAPVIFSHSSSRAVCDHPRNIPDDVLERLPANGGVAMVTFVPKFVLQAAVDWTAAADENMRAHGFHHLDTTAEGMKVHRAFEEAHPRPVATVATVADHLDHMREVAGVDHLGIGGDYDGTAFTPDGLSDVSAYPNLIAELLDRGWSTADLAKLTWQNAVRVLRAAEDVSRDLRATRAPSHATLESLDG
- a CDS encoding dipeptidase, which gives rise to MADLQDDLHPAAEVGRADEPTSPYPAEAVVVAPEEYEPVSDPDDAPLTRARAVLAAHPVADGYSGLPWALRRLPWYDLDLGESAVDADLPRLRKGQVGAVFWSLHLPEGPDGDRAVGATLEQLDLAKAVVAAHPEGLRPARTAGETADARNCGRVAVLFGPAGAAALGDSLSVLRSLYALGLRVLTLTGATWAGPTGLTRFGEEVVREMNRTGMIADLSYASTPTIRRVLTVSKAPVLFSRSGARALRPHPANLPDDLLTEVGRARGLCMVPLTAEQAGPTVRDVAEHLDHIRALAGPDCVGLSGTYDTGSAHPQELADTSCYPRLVAELLRRGWDESEVALLTWGNVQRVLRGAHFTALTAQQRRPPSTATITDLDG
- a CDS encoding VOC family protein, yielding MAAVARLRSVVVDCPDPRELAVFYAAVGGGVPEEEDPDWVVLQIPAGPRLAFQRAEGHTPPDWPRADHGSQQFHLDFDAGGTWEEVDAAEEKVLALGARVLDREDYETKDFRVYADPAGHPFCLCRIEQP
- a CDS encoding VOC family protein; amino-acid sequence: MSMAKVGAVVLDCPDPRALAGFYAGIVGGALEGDDDWVDLKVPGGPVIAFQAAPGYVPPRWPAADRSQQFHLDLTVEDLDAAEKEVLALGARPLDAEDRSRTFRVYADPAGHPFCLCAC
- a CDS encoding CGNR zinc finger domain-containing protein translates to MSERSAPPGALTLVQALVNTLDVETGGDALDTAEGRAPFGLTEDTVDSARELRESLRAALLAHAGHPPHRAVTPLGDLLARAPLVVTVDTADGSAALTPVDDGPLLSRVAAAVAEAVTAGTWNRLKACEAADCHWAYYDRSPAGRGRWCSMRVCGARAKMRRYRAKEA
- a CDS encoding UDP-glucose dehydrogenase family protein, which codes for MALKITVIGTGYLGATHAAAMAELGFEVLGLDVVPEKIDMLRRGEVPMYEPGLDELLRRHVAGIEGSTGRLRFTMDWAEVGEFGDVHFVCVNTPQRHGEYACDMSYVDSAIASLAPHLKGPALVVGKSTVPVGSAERLAAYLAEHAPAGEDAELAWNPEFLREGFAVQDTLHPDRIVVGVRGERAEKLLREVYATPVEEGSPFLVTDFPTAELVKTSANSFLATKISFINAMAELCEATGGDVAKLAEAIGHDDRIGAKFLRAGIGFGGGCLPKDIRAFMARAGELGADQALTFLREIDSINMRQRGRMVELTRQALGGGPFLGRRVAVLGATFKPDSDDVRDSPALNVAGQIHLQGGQVTVYDPKGMDNARRIFPTLGYADSALEAVRGADVVLHLTEWREFRELDPAELGEVVTDRLVLDGRNALDAQAWRRAGWRYRAMGRPGA
- a CDS encoding acyl-CoA dehydrogenase, producing the protein MAGSADFDLYRPSEEHDMLRDAVRSLAEAKIAPYAAAVDEEARFPREALTALVANDLHAVHVPEEFGGAGADALATVIVIEEVARVCASSSLIPAVNKLGSLPVILSGSEALKKKYLGPLAKGDAMFSYCLSEPDAGSDAAGMKTRAVRDGDSYVLNGVKRWITNAGESEFYTVMAVTDPEKRSKGISAFVVEKSDEGVSFGAPEKKLGIKGSPTREVYLDNVRIPADRMIGEEGTGFATAMKTLDHTRITIAAQALGIAQGALDYAKGYVKERKQFGKPIADFQGIQFMLADMAMKIEAARQLTYAAAAKSERGDSDLTFQGAAAKCFASDVAMEVTTDAVQLLGGYGYTRDYPVERMMRDAKITQIYEGTNQVQRIVMARNLP
- a CDS encoding spore-associated protein A — its product is MNVRKRLGAVAALLGTTVTGMVVATGTAQAAPSAAAAAYNGGCGSGYSVIDSKNVGDGTVYLTYNGSTGYNCVVTVSNYPGTSLYMQAALRLSRNDAVWNSSERDDGYYSYYAGPIYKYAAGSCVDWGGAVDSNYLQIDYDDHCG
- a CDS encoding four-helix bundle copper-binding protein; its protein translation is MTQQQPTTMEPMSKETQDCVNACMSCHGVCEETMSSCLQMGGQAQMRIMRALMDCAEMTRMCADMMMRRSPLANEMCMMCAQACDLCAEACMSLPDDDRMTRCAESCRRCSETCRAMAGATM
- a CDS encoding LCP family protein, whose amino-acid sequence is MRQVRRGPAAPAGQGAYGGVPQQPSYVDGQGHGGSDGYDSGYNTGQVYGRPGGGGPGGPGGGPGPGPRPAPDWRRRIKWTAITVVTVLVVTTVGTYFWADSKLNRDVDLSTVVDRPEKGEGTNYLIVGSDSREGMSDEDKKKLHTGSAEGKRTDSMMILHTGDNGPTLISLPRDSNVTIPEFKGSESGKSRPAMGANKLNAAYSIDGPTLLVRTVEFNTGLHIDHYVEIGFGGFASIVDAVGGVEMDIPQDIKDTKSGADFKKGKQTLNGEEALAFVRTRYALAGSDLDRTKNQQKFLSALANQVATPGTVLNPFKLYPTMGAGLDSLVVDQDMGLFDLAGMFWAMKGVSGGEGKSMNMPIAGSAGNGNLQWDMPKVKQLVEQLKNDEKVTVSGN